Proteins encoded by one window of Elaeis guineensis isolate ETL-2024a chromosome 12, EG11, whole genome shotgun sequence:
- the LOC105055527 gene encoding pentatricopeptide repeat-containing protein At2g22410, mitochondrial: MARYIPPMNPCLLSLLQACTTMAHLKQTHARIILAGLSVQQDQISTKILHLCSLATPPDPNYARLLFHRIQSPDTLSWNCLLRAQAVSQDPIRILSLYNELLNSGAKPNGITFSFVIKSCSNLKNVHFLMGIHAQLLALGFQSDTLVLNSLIHGYIAGGLVNSARVVFDELPERDLISWTELINGYVRSGRAKEAVELFLLMMEENVRPDEITAVAVFTACAQLGDLNLGRKVESLAFKCGIWYNTYVVNSLIDMYGKCGRIVDAWKLFDGMVDKDVVSWNSMVAGYSRCGDMDAARRLFDQIPKKNEVSWSLLINGYVQNGCFKEALMVYREVSDSGIAPNEAAITGTIAACAHLGALDFGRRIHVSLDKSKLHSDVILSTALVDMYAKCGCLGMACELFDRMVKKNLVSWNVMIMGLAIHGKASECLELFSEMLQDGLIPNSLTFVGVLSACAHAGWLKEGKEYFDKMTRVYGIAVRAEHYSCIVHLMGQAGLLTEAFEFIRDSPVEPDVATWGALLSACRFHGYVELGKFVGERILELDPSHRGAYVQLSSMYAAAGKWREVLEIRKKMKDKGIKNRSGWSYFDLNGTVHEFLVGVNSHPRIKDIHSVLHTIDCQMRSMCYAQSTRLQRCLEFC, translated from the coding sequence ATGGCCAGATACATACCGCCCATGAACCCATGCCTCCTTTCGCTTCTCCAAGCCTGCACCACCATGGCTCACCTCAAGCAAACCCACGCTCGTATCATCCTCGCTGGTCTCTCTGTCCAACAAGACCagatctccaccaaaatcctccaCCTCTGCTCCCTCGCAACCCCTCCCGACCCCAACTACGCCCGCCTCCTCTTCCAccgaatccaatcccccgacacCTTATCCTGGAATTGCCTTCTTCGAGCCCAAGCCGTTTCCCAGGACCCAATCCGCATCCTCTCTCTCTACAACGAACTTTTAAATAGTGGCGCCAAACCAAATGGCATCACCTTCTCCTTTGTCATCAAGTCGTGCTCTAATCTTAAAAATGTCCACTTCTTAATGGGAATTCATGCACAATTGCTAGCGTTAGGATTTCAATCCGATACTCTAGTACTGAATTCATTGATCCATGGTTATATCGCTGGTGGATTGGTCAATTCCGCCCGTGTGGTGTTTGATGAACTGCCGGAAAGAGATTTGATCTCGTGGACGGAACTCATCAATGGATATGTTCGTAGCGGTCGAGCTAAGGAGGCTGTAGAACTATTTCTTCTTATGATGGAAGAAAATGTGAGACCTGATGAGATCACTGCTGTTGCTGTTTTCACGGCATGTGCTCAGTTGGGGGATTTGAATCTGGGTAGGAAGGTAGAGAGCTTGGCTTTCAAGTGTGGAATATGGTACAATACTTATGTGGTTAATTCGTTGATAGATATGTATGGGAAGTGTGGGAGGATTGTTGATGCTTGGAAgttgtttgatgggatggtggaTAAAGATGTTGTATCTTGGAACTCTATGGTCGCCGGATATAGTAGATGTGGCGACATGGATGCTGCAAGGAGACTCTTTGATCAGATTCCAAAGAAGAATGAAGTCTCTTGGAGTTTGTTGATCAATGGTTATGTGCAAAATGGTTGCTTCAAAGAAGCTTTGATGGTATATCGAGAGGTGAGCGATAGTGGTATTGCACCCAATGAAGCAGCCATCACTGGTACTATTGCTGCTTGTGCACATTTGGGGGCTCTTGATTTTGGGCGAAGGATACATGTGAGCTTGGACAAGAGCAAACTCCATTCGGATGTTATTTTGAGCACTGCCCTTGTAGACATGTATGCCAAGTGTGGCTGCTTGGGGATGGCTTGTGAATTGTTTGACAGGATGGTAAAGAAGAATTTAGTGTCATGGAATGTGATGATAATGGGATTGGCCATTCATGGGAAAGCTTCTGAGTGCCTTGAGCTCTTCTCTGAGATGTTGCAAGATGGTCTGATACCTAACAGCTTGACCTTTGTTGGAGTCTTGTCTGCATGTGCTCATGCTGGTTggttaaaagaaggaaaggaatattttgataaaatgaccagAGTTTATGGAATTGCTGTTCGAGCCGAGCATTATTCTTGTATTGTCCATCTCATGGGACAAGCAGGACTTCTGACTGAGGCCTTTGAGTTCATCAGAGATTCCCCTGTCGAACCTGATGTCGCTACCTGGGGAGCTCTTTTAAGTGCTTGTAGGTTCCATGGCTATGTTGAACTCGGAAAGTTTGTTGGGGAGAGGATCCTTGAGTTGGATCCATCACACAGGGGAGCTTATGTTCAGCTATCAAGTATGTATGCTGCTGCTGGTAAGTGGAGGGAAGTCCTGGAAATCAGGAAGAAAATGAAAGATAAAGGGATCAAGAATCGGTCTGGATGGAGTTATTTTGATCTGAATGGGACGGTTCATGAATTCCTTGTGGGGGTAAATTCACATCCAAGGATCAAGGATATCCATTCTGTGTTGCATACAATAGATTGCCAGATGCGTTCCATGTGTTATGCACAGAGTACTCGATTACAACGATGTTTGGAATTTTGCTAG